Proteins encoded within one genomic window of Rhinoderma darwinii isolate aRhiDar2 chromosome 5, aRhiDar2.hap1, whole genome shotgun sequence:
- the ZNF804B gene encoding zinc finger protein 804B translates to MACYYLVISSTHLSNGHFRSIKGVFRGPLHKTGTTLPGYAEKGKSIANALEDLKANFYCELCDKQYHKHQEFDNHINSYDHAHKQRLKELKQREFARNVASKSWKDEKKQEKALKRLHQLAELRKQPDCVAEEVPLFKAPRLKGPKEDLGIGKDENIASLRCPVMCSPETVTSSGSTEEKKPDILFDGEVLKESSCCFVGNQNQLQVPLSNSSSVNNRAGVSFCFSKKALLKLDSSASVFNESMDEVNEYKQFLHHKAKQMSVSFRHYAHLNESAAETSVLSQPDETDMSLPDNAPANAEKFKDDKGSQENSKEQSEIAQSNITAKRRSPDTSCTDQPSQKEVNVPSETEPISESTTEARCQTQSSIQETGSSKHTVADAILIEHFSNLLSQKHAEVGPSCKSNQENSEASNDPHENPRECAAPEPSLDEAVNTNTQAKALSFLSVLSKDGNTILQWPTELVLFTKTQPSISYACNPLYFDFKCSPKNKMRKPNERETGRCKDSDQPSRSYEDRASDINAERVVGSGMESPSLEPKKGVNQEPAENIDSYQTAMGFPLKAKNSYFNDDEPQLSTYFSHPRKCFSRESYHSRKRKRSSHSQFEGSKKSNHCTVNINCKEELKSRRFVPQERLRKDKSYSSKISLASRQEDIFSSVNNEGGKDSDSDTNSDISHKTSSSQLSYTGSSMSSGSSCRYRDLLSQESTQEASLNADSCRSAKHKNDMSSESDYINDDKNFNCKCKRHKHNTFSEVSRNEYLDHWFCSKHARNKRRSWKQHDDPEMDHVGGKCNFIQKSKSESFETVELRVNNSSASPENINYLLIPSRSPHKAGQSDNSVTRDFLQCHPQDVTPTLVNCRKSTSENIVEPKNDNEREQLVPSLNLEGKLALTQTVGDNNRTKECVVEFNEPLESSSPVKCTTVGSENVVVTLHDESKSSSNNVDLHSKNYMIGSVSSSPHNGSEDCEVTVMTNCDNNIFDNVIHIDTEDRIEVEEQKEHLISEGKPIMQSPDPVHLNFSCPLPSLRHPGGINSPDTKEEPLRLGRPDVNSKLSLVDGNLKCFYDSTMQDFRKMDNRLHHKSTGPPLAQQPVTFSPDEVDKYKILQIQAQQHMQKQLLTKHFKALPTNGSAVFSTAQTIQPMSIQHHPSITTFHHALMQRYAVTASMHSHVNHFPLPHLNNFPQSQFSPISLSSSFTPTLFPTPPQIIGHALAHPLHLVSAAAIHAPHLTIQAIPHATLIPTLFAPHPNTGMHPTLQLHSLIHPLFQGQEFHQHSGSNHLH, encoded by the exons AGATTAAAAGAATTGAAACAAAGAGAATTTGCTCGAAATGTGGCTTCAAAGTCCTGGAAAGATGAAAAAAAGCAAGAGAAAGCACTCAAGCGTCTTCATCAGCTGGCGGAGCTGCGCAAGCAACCAGACTG cgTTGCAGAAGAGGTTCCATTATTTAAAGCGCCCAGATTAAAAGGACCCAAGGAAGATCTTGGTATTGGCAAGGACGAGAACATTGCAAGTTTGAGATGTCCAGTCATGTGCAGCCCAGAAACGGTCACCAGCAGCGGCAGCACCGAAGAGAAGAAACCAGACATTTTATTTGACGGAGAGGTTCTGAAAGAAAGTAGCTGCTGCTTTGTTGGAAATCAGAACCAGCTACAGGTTCCTCTCTCGAATAGCAGCAGTGTCAACAACAGGGCGGGCGTCTCATTCTGCTTTTCTAAGAAGGCATTACTAAAGCTGGATTCCTCAGCATCGGTTTTTAACGAGAGCATGGATGAGGTAAATGAATACAAACAGTTTCTTCACCATAAAGCAAAGCAAATGTCTGTAAGCTTTCGACACTATGCACACCTAAATGAAAGCGCAGCAGAAACCAGCGTGTTGTCTCAACCAGATGAAACAGACATGTCCCTGCCAGACAACGCGCCGGCAAATGCAGAGAAGTTTAAAGATGACAAAGGCAGTCAGGAAAACTCAAAGGAACAGAGCGAAATTGCCCAATCAAACATAACAGCAAAAAGGCGTTCTCCAGACACTAGTTGCACAGATCAACCAAGTCAAAAGGAAGTAAATGTTCCTTCAGAGACCGAGCCAATTTCTGAGTCTACAACAGAGGCCcgttgccaaacgcagagcagtatACAAGAGACTGGTTCCAGCAAGCACACAGTTGCAGATGCAATATTAATTGAGCATTTTTCCAATTTACTTTCACAGAAACATGCTGAAGTTGGGCCTAGCTGCAAGTCGAATCAAGAAAATTCTGAGGCATCTAATGATCCTCATGAAAACCCACGTGAATGCGCAGCCCCAGAGCCCTCATTAGATGAAGCTGTAAATACCAATACTCAAGCCAAAGCATTATCTTTTCTTAGTGTTTTGAGCAAAGATGGCAATACCATTCTCCAATGGCCCACAGAACTTGTTTTGTTTACAAAAACACAGCCTTCAATATCTTATGCCTGCAATCCATTATATTTTGATTTTAAATGTTCTCCAAAAAATAAGATGAGAAAGCCAAATGAGAGAGAGACTGGAAGATGCAAAGATAGTGACCAGCCTAGTAGAAGTTACGAGGACAGGGCCTCAGATATAAATGCAGAGAGAGTGGTGGGAAGTGGAATGGAAAGTCCATCTTTAGAGCCAAAGAAAGGTGTCAACCAAGAACCGGCAGAAAATATTGATAGTTACCAAACAGCAATGGGATTCCCACTCAAAGCCAAGAATAGTTATTTTAATGATGATGAACCTCAACTTTCCACCTATTTTAGTCATCCACGGAAATGTTTTAGTAGAGAAAGTTACCATTCAAGAAAACGCAAAAGATCTTCCCATAGTCAATTTGAAGGCAGTAAAAAATCTAATCATTGTACGGTTAATATAAACTGTAAGGAAGAATTGAAAAGTAGGAGATTTGTACCACAGGAGCGCCTTCGAAAGGACAAATCGTATAGTTCAAAAATATCTTTGGCGAGTCGGCAGGAGGATATTTTTTCatcagtaaacaatgaaggtgggAAGGACTCTGACAGTGATACAAATTCAGATATATCCCATAAAACATCCTCCTCGCAGTTGTCCTATACTGGTTCTTCCATGAGCAGTGGTTCGTCATGCAGATATAGGGACCTTTTGAGCCAGGAATCAACTCAAGAAGCTTCTTTGAATGCAGATAGTTGCAGATCAGCAAAGCACAAAAATGACATGTCTTCTGAAAGTGACTACATTAATGATGATAAAAATTTTAACTGCAAATGCAAACGTCATAAGCACAACACATTTAGTGAGGTATCAAGGAACGAATATTTGGATCACTGGTTTTGTTCCAAACATGCCAGGAACAAACGCCGGTCTTGGAAACAACATGATGACCCGGAAATGGATCATGTTGGGGggaaatgtaatttcatacaaaaGAGTAAAAGTGAAAGTTTTGAGACTGTTGAGTTAAGGGTAAATAATTCTAGTGCTTCCCCtgaaaacataaattaccttttaATTCCCTCTAGAAGCCCACATAAGGCAGGACAGTCTGACAATAGTGTCACAAGAGACTTTCTTCAGTGTCATCCCCAAGATGTGACACCTACATTGGTAAACTGTAGGAAAAGTACTTCCGAAAATATAGTAGAACCTAAAAATGACAATGAGCGAGAACAATTGGTTCCAAGTTTGAATTTGGAGGGTAAATTGGCTTTAACGCAAACAGTTGGTGATAACAACAGAACAAAGGAATGTGTTGTGGAGTTTAATGAACCCTTGGAAAGTTCTTCTCCTGTAAAGTGTACCACAGTAGGTTCTGAAAATGTAGTAGTAACATTGCATGATGAATCAAAATCTAGTAGCAACAATGTAGACCTTCATAGTaagaactacatgataggaagtgTCAGCAGCAGTCCACACAACGGGTCGGAAGACTGTGAAGTCACAGTTATGACCAATTGTGATAATAACATTTTTGATAATGTAATTCACATAGATACAGAAGACAGAATTGAAGTTGAGGAACAAAAGGAACATTTGATTAGTGAAGGAAAACCAATTATGCAAAGCCCTGACCCAGTTCACCTAAACTTCTCATGTCCATTGCCCTCTCTCAGACATCCCGGTGGAATCAATTCACCAGACACCAAAGAAGAACCATTGAGACTGGGAAGGCCTGATGTAAATTCGAAATTGAGTCTTGTAGATGGAAATCTAAAATGCTTTTATGACAGTACTATGCAGGATTTTAGGAAAATGGACAATAGGTTGCATCATAAGTCAACTGGTCCTCCTTTAGCACAACAACCCGTAACATTTTCACCAGATGAAGTCGATAAGTATAAAATATTGCAAATACAGGCGCAACAGCATATGCAGAAACAGCTGTTGACGAAGCATTTTAAAGCTTTACCAACAAATGGGTCAGCTGTTTTCTCAACTGCACAAACCATTCAGCCTATGTCCATCCAACATCATCCCTCCATAACCACCTTCCACCATGCTCTGATGCAGCGATATGCTGTGACGGCTTCCATGCACTCCCATGTCAATCATTTTCCATTGCCGCATCTTAATAATTTCCCCCAGTCTCAGTTTTCTCCTATTTCCCTTTCTTCATCGTTTACTCCAACCCTATTTCCAACCCCTCCACAAATCATAGGGCATGCACTGGCGCACCCATTACATTTAGTTTCTGCAGCAGCCATTCATGCGCCACACTTGACCATTCAGGCCATTCCTCATGCTACACTCATACCAACCCTATTTGCGCCACACCCCAACACAGGAATGCACCCCACACTACAATTACACTCATTAATTCATCCATTGTTCCAAGGGCAGGAGTTTCATCAGCATTCTGGGTCTAATCATCTTCATTAA